The Starkeya sp. ORNL1 DNA window GGGGGACACACAATGCGCAAGATCACAATCCTTCTCGCTTCGCTTCTCGCCCTCGCCGCCATCCCGGCGTGGGCCGAGACCATCGACGTCAGCGACAATCATGGCGGCAGCGTCATGGCCTATGATGCGCGCTGGGCGGCTTATGCCACGCGCGGCGTGGATGTGCGCATCATCGGGCCGTGCCAGTCGGCCTGCACGGTGTTGCTCGGGCACATTGCGCGGCAGAAGATCTGAGTGACGCCGCAAGCCAGTTTCGGCTTCCACCTCGCCAACAAGCCCCAAGCCACCGCGACGCTGGAGCAAGGCTACGCGCCGGACATCAAGGCGTGGATCGCGCAGCATGGCGGGCTGACGCACGACTTCATCTGGATGCGCGCGCCGGACACCTATCGCTATTTTCACAAATGCTGATGTCGCGGATGCCGCGACGCAGCTCAGGCTTCGGTGAAGGGCTCGACCTGCTTGGCGCGCACCACGAAGCGGTAGATGCCATAGACGGCGAGCGCGGCGAACACGCCTTCGAAGGCGAGCTCCCATTCCCAACTCGCCTCGAACAGGGCGGCAAGCGCCCATCCGGCAGCAAGGCCAGCGCCGATCAGTTCGGCGCCCAACAGGATCGCGGCGCTGACGACCGTGGTGACATGGTCCCAGCGGATGCGCCTGGTGCGGGTGACGGGACTGCTCATCATTCTCTGTCTCGGCTTAAATCGTGGCGCGCAAACTGCTATGCCGCGCCCTGCGGGTCAAGCCGGCCTGTCTTACCTTGAGGAATGCCGCCTTGGCTCAAGAGAGTTTTCGCGCCGGAACCGGCGTCGTGGCGGCCCCGCATGCCCTCGCCGTCGAAGCTGGCCGCGCGGTGTTGGAGGAAGGCGGCAACGCCATAGAGGCGGCGCTCGCCGCGGCGATGACCATCCCCGTCGTCTATCCGCACATGACGCATATGGGCGGCGACGGCTTCTGGCTGATCCGCGAGCCCTCAGGCCGGGTGCATTACATCGAAGCCTGCGGCTATGCGGGTGCCAGGGCGACCCGCCAGCGCTATCTTGATGCCGGCTACGATACCATTCCGACACGCGGGCCGCTCGCCGCGCTCACCGTGCCCGGGCAAGTGGCGGGATGGGCGCTCGCCATGGAGGCCGCGAAGGCCTTCGGCGGCCGCCTGCCGGCGAGCCGCATGCTGGAGCCGGCGATCCATCACGCCCGCAACGGTGCGCCGGTGTCGCGCTCGCAGCAGCAACTGACGACCGACAAGCTCGCGGAATTGAAGGACGTGCCAGGTTTCGCCGAGACCTTCCTGAATGACGGCAAGGCGCCTGAGGCCGGCACCATCCAGCGTTTCCCGCGCCTCGCCGAGACGCTGGAACAGCTGGCCCGTGCCGGGCTGGACGATTATTACCGCGGCGATGTCGGCCGCGAGATCGCCGCCGATCTCGAGCGCCTCGACAGCCCGGTCACCCGCGCCGATCTCGAAGCCTATCGCGCGGTGAAGCGCGAGCCGCTGGTGGTGAAGCTCTCGGACATGCGGGTGTGGTCCTCGCCGCCGCCGACCCAGGGGCTGGCGACGCTGATGATCCTCGGCATTTTCGACAAGCTCGGCGTCAACCACGCCGAGAGCTTCGGCCACATCCATGGCCTGATCGAGGCGATCAAGCGCGCCTTCCTGGTGCGCGACAAGGTGGTCACCGACCATGACCGGCTGAAGCACGACCCGATGGCCTTCCTCGCTCCCGAGGCGCTGGAGCGCGAGGCCTCGCGCATCGACATGCGTCGCGCGCTGCCATGGCCGCAGCCGGCCAGGCGCGGCGACACCATCTGGCTGGGCGCGGCGGACAAGAGCGGGCTCGCCGTCTCCTATATCCAGTCGATCTTCTGGGAGTTCGGCTCGGGTGTGGTGCTGCCCTCGACCGGCATCCTGATGCAGAATCGCGGCTCCAGCTTCTCGCTGGACCCGGCTGCGGCCAATCCGCTGGAGCCCGGCCGGCGGCCGTTCCATACCCTCAATCCCTGCATGGCGGAGCTGAAGGACGGGCGCGTCGTCGCCTTCGGCTGCATGGGCGGCGAGGGCCAGCCGCAGACCAATGCCGCTGTCCTCACCCGCTATGCCAGGTTCGGCGTGCCGCTCGGCGAGGCGATCGAGCGGCCGCGCTGGGTGCTTGGCCGGACCTGGGGCTCGGACGTGGTCAGCCTGCGGCTCGAACCGCGCTTCGATTCGGCGCTGGTCGACGATCTCGCCCGCGTCGGCCACGATGTCGAAGTTTTGAACGAGCCGTTCTCCGATACCATGGGCCATGCCGGGGCGGTGGTGATCCATCCGCGGGGCGGTGTAGAAGGCGCGCATGACCCGCGTGCCGATGGCGGCGCAGCCGGGCTCTAGCCTTGCCACAGCCCAACCATGGCTCGGCTATGGCAAAGCTGCGGCCGGGCTTTTCATCGAACGGTCACACGAACATGCGAGACGCCGCGCCGATGGAAACCATCCTCACCAATGCCCGACTGGTGCTCTCCGACACCGTCGTCGAGGGCACGCTGGTCCATGATGGCGGGATCATCCGCGCCGTGGACGAAGGCCGCTCGCATCTCGCCCAGGCGGTGGATTGCGAGGGCGCCTACCTGGCGCCCGGCCTGGTCGACCTGCATACCGATGCTCTCGAAGGCCATTTCGTGCCGCGGCCCAAGGTGATCTGGCCGGATGCCCGCGCCGCCGCGCTGGCCCATGACGCGCAGGTCGCCGCCTCCGGTATCACCACGGTGTTCGACGCCATCTGCGCCGGCGGCTTCGACCAGTCCAAGGCCGATCGCCGCGCCCTCTATGAGGTGATGCTCGACGCCGTGGAGCAGGGCCGGCCGCTGTTCCGCGTCGACCACCGCATCCATCTTCGCTGCGAATTGACCGACCCGGCGCTATCCGAACTGGTCGATACCGCGTTCAGCCGCGCCACGCTCGGCATCGCCTCACTGATGGACCACACGCCCGGCGCCCGGCAATGGCGCAATGTCGAGCACCTCAAGATCTATCTCTCCGGCATCGGCAAGGGCGGCGCCGATCTCGACCGCGAGGTGCAGGACCGCATCGAGCGCGGCCGCGCCGCGGTGGCCGGCAATTTCGACCGCATGGTCGCGCTGTTCGCCGATTCCCACATCGTGCTGGCGAGCCATGACGACACCACGCCCGAGCACGTCACCGAGGCGGTGACCGCCGGCTGCACCATCTCGGAATTCCCAACCACGGTCGAGGCCGCGCGTGCCGCCAAACACGCTGGTCTCGCCACGGTGGGCGGCGCTCCGAACGTGGTGCGCGGCGGCTCGCATTCCGGCGGCGTCTCGATGCGCGAGCTGGCCGGCGAAGGCCTGCTCGACACCCTCGCCTCCGATTATGTGCCGGCTAGCCTTTTGCAGGCGGCACTGGCCCTGACCCGCGGTTCCGGCGTCACCTCGCCCGGCCTTACCCTTCCCGCGGCGCTGGCGCTGGTCACCGCGCATCCCGCCGCACTCGCCGGCCTTGCCGATCGCGGCCGGCTGGAGCCGGGCCTGCGCGCCGACCTGGTGCGCTTCCACGACCTCGACGGCACCGCCGTGGTGCGCGAGGTCACGCTGAGCGGGCGGCGCGTCTCCTGATGAGTGCCAGCGAGCCGCGCTATGCGGTCTATTTCGCGCCGCCGGCGGCGAGCGCGCTGTGGCGCTTCGGCTGCTCCGTGCTCGGCCTCGACGTCGAGACCGGCGAAGCGTCATCGCCGCCCGCGCTCCGCCGCTTCGATGCCGAGACCTGGCGGAGCATCACCGCCGAGCCGCGCAAATACGGCTTCCACGGCACGCTGAAGGCGCCATTCCGTCTAGTGCCCGGCCGCACCGTCAAGGAACTCGACGCCGCCTGCGCGCGCTTTGCGCAAGAGCGCGCCCGCTTCGCCTGCGCCGGCATGGCGGTAACCGCGATCGGCCGCTTCCTGGCGCTCAAGACCGTGCAGCCCTGCACGGCACTCGACCGGCTGGCGGCGGGCTGCGTCTCCGCCTTTGACGATTTCCGCGCTCCGTTGAGCGAGACCGAGATCGAGCGCCGGCTGCGCGCCCCGCTCAGCGAACGCCAGCGCGACAATCTGGTGCGCTGGGGCTACCCCTACGTGCTCGAGGATTTCCGTTTCCACATGACGCTGACCGGCGCGCTCGACGAGGAGATGCGCGGCCTCGCCGAGGCCGAGCTGCGCGAGCATTTCGCGCTGAGCGGCGCCGACGGCTCGCTCATCGTCTCGGAGATCGCGCTCTACCGGCAGGATGAGGGCCCGTTCCGCCTCATCGCCCGCTATCCGTTCGGAGCGTGAAGCATGGGAAAGCTCGGGGTCGAGCCCTTCATCGAGCCGACCGCGGACGTGAGGCGCTGCCGCCTCGGCCGCTACACCGAGGTCGGCGCCCGCACCCAGCTGCTCGAGGTCGAGCTGGGTGACTATTCCTACGTGGTGAACGATTCCGACATCGCGTACACCCGCATCGGCAAGTTCACCTCCATCGCCGCGATGACGCGGATCAATCCCGGCAATCATCCGATGGAGCGCGCCAGCCAGGCGCATTTCACCTATCGCGCCTCGGCCTATTTCGACGATGCCGAGGACGAGGAAAGCTTCTTCGCCTGGCGCCGCGCGCACGACGTCGTCATCGGCCACGATGTGTGGATCGGCCATGGCGCCATCGTGCTGCCGGGCCGGCGCATCGGGGACGGCGCGGTGATCGCCGCCGGCGCCGTGGTGACCAAGGACGTTCCGCCCTACACCATCATCGCCGGCGTGCCGGGCAAGCCGGTGCGCCAGCGCTTCCCCAATGCCATCGCCGAGCGGTTGATGGCGCTCGGCTGGTGGGACTGGGATCATGCCCGCCTGCGCGCCGCGCTGGAGGACTTCCGCACGCTGTCGATCGAGGCCTTCCTCGACAAGCACAACGGCTGAGCCACCCTCCAAAGGACCCTTGGGCGTCTTTGTGCGCACTTGCGCCGCCACAAAGCCCGGCTTAACTGCCCCCGGTATATCTGCAATGGAGGCCGCCATGGCGCCCGCGAACAGCCCGATCGAGATCGACCAGCTTGTCGATCGCCGGCGCCTGAGACGCAAGCTCGCCTTCTGGCGGGGCCTTGCCGCCCTCGTGCTGGTCGGCGGCGTTGCCGGCCTCGGCGTGTGGTGGGCGGGCGATGATTTCCTGCCGAAATCTTCGGCCCATGTCGCCCGCATCACTATTGGCGGACTGATCCGCAACGAACGCGAGCGGCTCGATCTGCTCGACGAGATCGGCAAGTCGGGCGCGCGGGCGGTGATCGTTACCATCGACAGCCCCGGCGGCACCGTCACCGGCTCGGAGGCGCTCTATGACGGACTGCGCCGGCTCAACGAGAAGAAGCCGGTGGTCGCCGTGGTCGAGGGGCTCGCCGCCTCCGGCGCCTATATCGCCGCGCTGGGGACCGAGCATATCGTCGCGCCGCGCAACGCTCTGGTCGGCTCGATCGGCGTGCTGTTCCAGTATCCGAACTTCACCGACCTCTTGAAGACCGTCGGCGTCAGCGTCGAGGAGATCAAGTCGAGCCCGCTCAAGGCGGCGCCGAACGGCTTCACGCCGACCAGCCCGGAAGCCCGCGCCGCGATCGAGGCGCTGGTGGTCGACAGCTATGACTGGTTCAAGGGCCTGGTGGCGACGCGGCGCGACATCTCCGGCGACGCGCTGGCGAGCGCATCGGACGGGCGCGTCTTCACCGCCCATCAGGCACTGCCGATGAAGCTCATCGACGAGATCGGCGACGAGCGCACGGCGCGCGCCTGGCTCGCCAAGAACAAGGACGTCTCCGAGGACCTTCCCATACGGGACTGGCGCACCCGCCGGGCGGGCGACGAAATCGGCTGGTTGCGTGGTGCCGCGGCCTCGGTGCTCACGGCCATGGGTTTTGAGACGCTTTCTCGCCTCGTCATCGACACCGCAGGTAGCATGATGGGGCAGGCCCGCCTTGACGGTCTACTGGCCCTCTGGCACCCTCGCCCCGGTGGTTAGTTAGGTCAAAAGCCTCGAATATATGATGTTTTTTTGTACGACGAGCCGATCGTCAAGGGGGGCGGGGCGTCGATGATCAAGTCTGAACTGGTCCAGCGGATCGCGGAAGCGAATCCGCATCTCTACCAGCGCGACGTCGAGAATATCGTCAACGCTATCCTCGACGAGATCGTCGCGGCGCTGGCGCGGGGCGACCGTGTCGAACTGCGTGGCTTCGGCGCTTTCTCGGTGAAGGCGCGCCCGGCGCGCACCGGCCGCAATCCGCGTACCGGTGCCCATGTCGCGGTCGACGGCAAGGCGGTACCCTATTTCAAGACCGGCAAGGAAATGCGCGAGCGCCTCAATGATGGCGAGGACCTCGAATAGCCTGGTCTGGAAAGCGGCTCGCGTGAGTCGGAATTGCAGGAGTTAAGCGTGCTTCGTCGGATCTTGCTGGTCCTCATCGTGCTCCCGGTCTCGCTCGGCCTCATCGCCCTTGCCGTGGCCAACCGGCACGACGTTTCCCTCGTGCTCGATCCGTTCGCGCGCGATGCCGCACTTTCGGTCCATGTGCCGCTGTTCGTCCTCATCTTTGCCTCGCTGATCCTCGGCGTGCTGCTCGGCGGCACGGCGGTGTGGGTGAAGCAGGGCCGCTTCCGGCGCGCCGCGCGCGAGGCCGGCCGCGAGGCGCGCCGCGCCAATGCGCAGGCCAGCGAACTGCGTGCCATCGTCGCAGCCTCCGCACCGACGCGTCCCGGCCTGCCGGCGGCAAACAATGCCAATATGCCGTCGCTGACCGACCGGCGCTCGGCGGCATAGCCGGCGATGCGCTTCGTCTCCGGGGCCGAGATCGCCGGCCTGCTCGACTTTCCGACGCTGATCGACGCGCTGGAAGCCGCCTTCCGTCGCCCCATCGTGACGCCGGTGCGCCATCATCACACCATGGCGCGGCCCGACGGCGACGCAACGCTGCTGCTGATGCCGGCCTGGACCAATGAGGGCACCGACCAGGATGTCCAGGGGACCAAGCTGGTCACCGTCGCGCCCGGCAATGCGGCGCGCGGGCTCGACACCATCAATGGCCTTTACATCCTGAACTCCGGCGCCACCGGCGTGCCGCTCGCGGTGCTCGATGCCCGCGTGCTGACACTGTGGCGGACCGCGGCGGCCTCCGCGCTCGCCGCGCGCTACCTCGCGCGGCCGGATTCGACCAGGCTCGCCGTCATCGGTGCGGGGGCGCTGGCGCCCTATGTGGCCCGCGCCCATGCCAGCGTGCGCCCGATCCGGGAAATCCGGGTGTGGAACCGCACGATCGAGCGGGCCGAGGCGATGGCCGCCAAGCTGCGCGCCGACGGGCTGGATGCGTCCGCCACGTCCGATCGCGGGGAGGCGATCGGGTGGGCCGACATCGTCACCTCGGCGACGCTGTCGCCGGCGCCGCTGGTGCAAGGCCGATTCCTGAAACCCGGCCAGCATGTCGACCTAGTGGGCGGCTTCACCCCGACCATGCGCGAGGCCGATGACGAGGCGATCCGCCGGTCGCGCATCTTTGTCGACACCCGCGGTGGCGCGCTGAAGGAAGGTGGCGACATCGTCATCCCCATCGCCAACGGGCTGTTGCGCGCCGAAGATGTGCAGGGTGACCTGTTCGAGCTCGCCGCCGGCAAGGCGCCGCTGCGCGGCTCACCGGACGAGATCACGCTGTTCAAGTCGGTCGGCACCGCGATCGAGGATCTCGCCGCGGCCGAGCTGGTCTGGAAGAGACTGGAAGCAGCCTGAGCCGCTCCCTCTCCCCGTCGGGGAGAGGGTTGGGGTGAGGGGTCTTCAACGCTCCGCAACCGTGCTCCCCCTCACCGACCCGCTTCGCGGGCCACCTCTCCCCAATGGGGAGAGGGAAGTATTGGTCGACCTCCAAACGTCACGCGATCCCGGATCGGCCTGCGGCCGTCCGGGATGACGGCACGTTGAGGGAATTAATGCCGCGCGCCGCCTGAAATCTTCGCCCGCGCCGCATCCATGCGCTCGATGATGGCCTTGGCGATGAGGGTCACCAGCGCCACCAGCGTCAGCAGCGTCGCGACCGCGAAGGCGGCGACGGCGTTGTTGTCCTGGTAGAGCAACTCGATCTGCAGCGGCAGGGTGTTGGTCTGGCCGCGTATGTTGCCGGAGACCACCGAGACGGCGCCGAACTCGCCCATCACCCGGGCATTGCAGAGCGCCGCGCCATAGAGAAGCGCGAAGCGGACATTGGGCAGCGTCACCAGCCGCAGGATGCGCCAGCCGCCGGCACCCAGCGTTACCGCGGCTTCCTCCTCCTCCGAGCCCTGCGCGATCATCAGCGGGATCAATTCGCGGGCGACGAACGGCGCAGTGACAAACAGGCTCGCCAGCACGATGGCGGGCACCGCGAACATGATCTTGATGTCGTAGGCTTCCAGCCACGGCCCGAGCAGGCCCTGCGCGCCATAGACGAACAGATAGGCGACACCGGCAATGATCGGCGAGATCGAGAAGGGCAGTTCGACCAGCGCCAGCAGCAGATTGCGGCCGGTGAAATGGAACTTGGCGATCGCCCAGGCCGCGGCGATGCCGAAGCCGATATTGATCGGCACCACGACCAACGCCGTGAACAGCGACAGCAGGATGGCGTACTGCGTATCGGGCGCCGCGAAGGCGGCGAAATAAGCCGCCTGCCCATGGCGGAACGCCTCGGCGAAAATCGCGGCGAGCGGCGCCACCAGCACCAGCGCGGTGAGCACAAACACCCCGCCCATGATCACAATCCGGGCGAACGGCCCATCGCCGACACGGCGGGTCGGCTTGGAATGAGGTTGCGGCTTCGGCTCGGTCGCCATCAGTCCTCTCCCGCCCCGCTGGTGTGACGCTCCTGCCAGGCCTGGATCAGGTTCACCGCGATCAGCAGCAGGAAGGCGATGCCGAGCAGCGTGGCGGCGATGGCGGCGGCTGCGGGGTAGTCATATTCCTCGATGCGGATGAAGGTCAGCAGCGAGAGCACCTCGGTCTTCAGCGGCAGATTGCCGGCTATGAAGATGATGGCGCCGAACTCGCCGAGCGAGCGGGCGAAGCCGAGCGCGCAGCCGGTGAGGAAGGCCGGGAAGATCGCCGGGAAGATCACCTTCAGGAAGATGCGCAGGTCCGAGGCCCCGAGCGTCGCCGCCGCCTCCTCGACATCGGCGGCCAGATCCTCCAGCACCGGCTGCACCGTGCGCACCACGAAAGGCAGGCTGGTGAAGGCCATGGCGCAGGCGATGCCGAGCGGGGTGTAGGCGACCTTGATGCCCCACGCTGCCAGCGGCGCGCCGAACCAGCCATTAGAGGCGAACAAAGCGGAGAGCGAGAGGCCGGCCACCGCGGTCGGCAGTGCGAACGGCACGTCGACCAACGCGTCGAGCAGGCGCTTGCCGGGGAATTCATAACGCACCAGCACCCAGGCCAGAGCGAGGCCATAGACCGCGTTGAAGGCGGTGGCGGCGAAGGCGGTGCCGAAGGTGATCTGGAAGGCGGAGAGCGTGCGGGCGCCAGTGATGATCGCGATGTAGCGCTCGAAGCCGATGCCGAGCGCCTGCCAGACCAGCGCGCCGAGCGGCAGCAGCACGATCAGGCTGAGATAGAGCAGTGTGATGCCGAGGGAGAGCGGGAAGCCCGGTATGACGCGGCTCAACGAACGGGCTCCTGCACGGGCGCCCCGGGCGGGGCAACTACCAACCCGTCATCCCCGGGCTTGTCCCGGGGATCTCGGCTACTGACGAACGATCGCTCTCCCCGGAATCGAGATGGCCGGGACAAGCCCGGCCATGACGGCGTGAGGACGGCAAACCTCGTCCCCTATAGCGTCGACGCGGCGGCGCGTCACCTTCCGACGGTATTTAGTCCGCGGAGTTCACGGCGCGACGAACAGGGTCTCGAGCTTGCCGCCGGAGGCGAAGTGCACCTTCTGCACCTTGTCCCAGCCGCCGAGCACGTCCTCGACCTTCACCAGCTTCACCGGCGCGAACTTCGCCTTGAACTGGTCGGCGACCTTCTGGTCGACCACGCGGTTGTTGAACTCGGCGGCGATGGTCTGGCCTTCCGGCGAATAGAGCCAGTTCAGATAGTCGGTCGCGACCTGACGCGAGCCGCGCTTGTCGACCACCTTGTCGACCACCGCGGCGGGGAATTCGGCGAGCAGGCTCACCGGCGGCACCACGACCACGAAGTCCTTGTCCTTATAGGCATCGCGCACGCCCAGCACCTCGGATTCGAAGGTGATGAGCACGTCGCCCTGCTCACGCTCGACAAAGGTGGTGGTCGAGCCGCGCCCGCCGGTGTCGAACACCACGACGTTCGACAGCAGCTTCTTGGCGAAGGCGTCGGCCTTGGCCTCGTCGCCCTTGAACTTGTCGAGCGCGAAGGCATAGGCGGCGAGATAGGTGTAGCGCGCATTGCCCGAGGTCTTCGGATTGGGGAAGACCAGCTTGACGTCGTCACGGACCAGATCGTCCCAGTCCTTCACGCCCTTGGGGTTGCCCT harbors:
- a CDS encoding gamma-glutamyltransferase family protein, whose product is MAQESFRAGTGVVAAPHALAVEAGRAVLEEGGNAIEAALAAAMTIPVVYPHMTHMGGDGFWLIREPSGRVHYIEACGYAGARATRQRYLDAGYDTIPTRGPLAALTVPGQVAGWALAMEAAKAFGGRLPASRMLEPAIHHARNGAPVSRSQQQLTTDKLAELKDVPGFAETFLNDGKAPEAGTIQRFPRLAETLEQLARAGLDDYYRGDVGREIAADLERLDSPVTRADLEAYRAVKREPLVVKLSDMRVWSSPPPTQGLATLMILGIFDKLGVNHAESFGHIHGLIEAIKRAFLVRDKVVTDHDRLKHDPMAFLAPEALEREASRIDMRRALPWPQPARRGDTIWLGAADKSGLAVSYIQSIFWEFGSGVVLPSTGILMQNRGSSFSLDPAAANPLEPGRRPFHTLNPCMAELKDGRVVAFGCMGGEGQPQTNAAVLTRYARFGVPLGEAIERPRWVLGRTWGSDVVSLRLEPRFDSALVDDLARVGHDVEVLNEPFSDTMGHAGAVVIHPRGGVEGAHDPRADGGAAGL
- a CDS encoding alpha-D-ribose 1-methylphosphonate 5-triphosphate diphosphatase; amino-acid sequence: METILTNARLVLSDTVVEGTLVHDGGIIRAVDEGRSHLAQAVDCEGAYLAPGLVDLHTDALEGHFVPRPKVIWPDARAAALAHDAQVAASGITTVFDAICAGGFDQSKADRRALYEVMLDAVEQGRPLFRVDHRIHLRCELTDPALSELVDTAFSRATLGIASLMDHTPGARQWRNVEHLKIYLSGIGKGGADLDREVQDRIERGRAAVAGNFDRMVALFADSHIVLASHDDTTPEHVTEAVTAGCTISEFPTTVEAARAAKHAGLATVGGAPNVVRGGSHSGGVSMRELAGEGLLDTLASDYVPASLLQAALALTRGSGVTSPGLTLPAALALVTAHPAALAGLADRGRLEPGLRADLVRFHDLDGTAVVREVTLSGRRVS
- a CDS encoding DUF1045 domain-containing protein, with the translated sequence MSASEPRYAVYFAPPAASALWRFGCSVLGLDVETGEASSPPALRRFDAETWRSITAEPRKYGFHGTLKAPFRLVPGRTVKELDAACARFAQERARFACAGMAVTAIGRFLALKTVQPCTALDRLAAGCVSAFDDFRAPLSETEIERRLRAPLSERQRDNLVRWGYPYVLEDFRFHMTLTGALDEEMRGLAEAELREHFALSGADGSLIVSEIALYRQDEGPFRLIARYPFGA
- a CDS encoding DapH/DapD/GlmU-related protein encodes the protein MGKLGVEPFIEPTADVRRCRLGRYTEVGARTQLLEVELGDYSYVVNDSDIAYTRIGKFTSIAAMTRINPGNHPMERASQAHFTYRASAYFDDAEDEESFFAWRRAHDVVIGHDVWIGHGAIVLPGRRIGDGAVIAAGAVVTKDVPPYTIIAGVPGKPVRQRFPNAIAERLMALGWWDWDHARLRAALEDFRTLSIEAFLDKHNG
- the sppA gene encoding signal peptide peptidase SppA — encoded protein: MAPANSPIEIDQLVDRRRLRRKLAFWRGLAALVLVGGVAGLGVWWAGDDFLPKSSAHVARITIGGLIRNERERLDLLDEIGKSGARAVIVTIDSPGGTVTGSEALYDGLRRLNEKKPVVAVVEGLAASGAYIAALGTEHIVAPRNALVGSIGVLFQYPNFTDLLKTVGVSVEEIKSSPLKAAPNGFTPTSPEARAAIEALVVDSYDWFKGLVATRRDISGDALASASDGRVFTAHQALPMKLIDEIGDERTARAWLAKNKDVSEDLPIRDWRTRRAGDEIGWLRGAAASVLTAMGFETLSRLVIDTAGSMMGQARLDGLLALWHPRPGG
- the ihfB gene encoding integration host factor subunit beta, with translation MIKSELVQRIAEANPHLYQRDVENIVNAILDEIVAALARGDRVELRGFGAFSVKARPARTGRNPRTGAHVAVDGKAVPYFKTGKEMRERLNDGEDLE
- a CDS encoding LapA family protein, producing the protein MLRRILLVLIVLPVSLGLIALAVANRHDVSLVLDPFARDAALSVHVPLFVLIFASLILGVLLGGTAVWVKQGRFRRAAREAGREARRANAQASELRAIVAASAPTRPGLPAANNANMPSLTDRRSAA
- a CDS encoding ornithine cyclodeaminase family protein, encoding MRFVSGAEIAGLLDFPTLIDALEAAFRRPIVTPVRHHHTMARPDGDATLLLMPAWTNEGTDQDVQGTKLVTVAPGNAARGLDTINGLYILNSGATGVPLAVLDARVLTLWRTAAASALAARYLARPDSTRLAVIGAGALAPYVARAHASVRPIREIRVWNRTIERAEAMAAKLRADGLDASATSDRGEAIGWADIVTSATLSPAPLVQGRFLKPGQHVDLVGGFTPTMREADDEAIRRSRIFVDTRGGALKEGGDIVIPIANGLLRAEDVQGDLFELAAGKAPLRGSPDEITLFKSVGTAIEDLAAAELVWKRLEAA
- the cysW gene encoding sulfate ABC transporter permease subunit CysW: MATEPKPQPHSKPTRRVGDGPFARIVIMGGVFVLTALVLVAPLAAIFAEAFRHGQAAYFAAFAAPDTQYAILLSLFTALVVVPINIGFGIAAAWAIAKFHFTGRNLLLALVELPFSISPIIAGVAYLFVYGAQGLLGPWLEAYDIKIMFAVPAIVLASLFVTAPFVARELIPLMIAQGSEEEEAAVTLGAGGWRILRLVTLPNVRFALLYGAALCNARVMGEFGAVSVVSGNIRGQTNTLPLQIELLYQDNNAVAAFAVATLLTLVALVTLIAKAIIERMDAARAKISGGARH
- the cysT gene encoding sulfate ABC transporter permease subunit CysT; this encodes MSRVIPGFPLSLGITLLYLSLIVLLPLGALVWQALGIGFERYIAIITGARTLSAFQITFGTAFAATAFNAVYGLALAWVLVRYEFPGKRLLDALVDVPFALPTAVAGLSLSALFASNGWFGAPLAAWGIKVAYTPLGIACAMAFTSLPFVVRTVQPVLEDLAADVEEAAATLGASDLRIFLKVIFPAIFPAFLTGCALGFARSLGEFGAIIFIAGNLPLKTEVLSLLTFIRIEEYDYPAAAAIAATLLGIAFLLLIAVNLIQAWQERHTSGAGED
- the cysP gene encoding thiosulfate ABC transporter substrate-binding protein CysP, with amino-acid sequence MRLSRRHLLAAAALTPVLAAGFTPGIAFAADQPGSILNASYDVAREVFEAINKKFEPAYKAKSGKDIKVNQSHAGTSKQARSIVEGLEADVVTFNQITDITFLVDKGYVAKDWQTRLPNAGSPWYSFPAFLVRKGNPKGVKDWDDLVRDDVKLVFPNPKTSGNARYTYLAAYAFALDKFKGDEAKADAFAKKLLSNVVVFDTGGRGSTTTFVEREQGDVLITFESEVLGVRDAYKDKDFVVVVPPVSLLAEFPAAVVDKVVDKRGSRQVATDYLNWLYSPEGQTIAAEFNNRVVDQKVADQFKAKFAPVKLVKVEDVLGGWDKVQKVHFASGGKLETLFVAP